From one Haloferax marinisediminis genomic stretch:
- the pdhA gene encoding pyruvate dehydrogenase (acetyl-transferring) E1 component subunit alpha translates to MESQGDVLSRGPDERVQVLDADGSVVAPELVPNLDDETFVSMFRDMRFCRRFDERLISLQRQGRIGTYASLAGQEGSQIGSMYALSDEDVVSYQYREHGAVVARGFPWEYLLYWAGHEAGHEALADRNIFPLNISIAAHLPHAVGVAMAMKYREEPRVTVAHFGDGATSEGDFHEALNFAGVFDVPALFVCNNNQWAISTPRDEQTASRTFAQKADAYGFEGVQVDGMDPLAMYVVTQAAREKALDASGETPRPTLIEAIQYRYGAHTTADDPSVYRDDEEVEQWRQKDPLDRFEAFLRETGRLDDDSIEAMEDDITETLADAIDRMESFDADPNSMFEYAYADQTTAVREQHEEFQRMRAEYGDESFRRE, encoded by the coding sequence ATGGAATCGCAGGGGGACGTGTTGTCGCGAGGGCCGGACGAGCGAGTGCAAGTGTTGGACGCCGACGGGTCCGTCGTGGCACCGGAACTCGTCCCGAATCTCGACGACGAGACGTTCGTCTCGATGTTTCGTGACATGCGCTTCTGTCGGCGATTCGACGAGCGGCTGATTAGCCTCCAGCGACAGGGTCGAATCGGGACCTACGCGTCGCTCGCAGGGCAGGAGGGGTCCCAGATTGGGTCGATGTACGCCCTCTCCGACGAAGACGTCGTCTCCTATCAGTACCGCGAGCACGGCGCAGTCGTTGCGCGTGGATTTCCGTGGGAGTACCTCCTCTACTGGGCGGGGCACGAAGCGGGACACGAAGCGCTCGCAGACCGCAACATCTTCCCCCTCAATATCAGCATCGCTGCCCACCTCCCACACGCTGTCGGCGTGGCGATGGCGATGAAATACCGCGAGGAACCACGCGTGACAGTCGCGCACTTCGGCGACGGCGCGACGAGTGAGGGCGATTTCCACGAGGCACTCAACTTCGCGGGCGTGTTCGACGTGCCGGCGCTGTTCGTCTGTAACAACAACCAGTGGGCAATCTCGACGCCACGAGACGAACAGACTGCGAGTCGAACGTTCGCACAGAAAGCCGACGCGTACGGATTCGAAGGCGTGCAGGTCGACGGGATGGACCCACTCGCGATGTACGTGGTGACACAGGCGGCCCGGGAAAAGGCACTCGACGCGTCGGGCGAGACTCCCCGTCCAACGCTCATCGAGGCGATACAGTACCGGTACGGCGCGCACACGACAGCAGACGACCCGTCGGTCTATCGTGACGACGAGGAAGTCGAACAGTGGCGACAGAAAGACCCACTCGACCGGTTCGAGGCGTTTCTTCGTGAGACTGGCCGACTCGACGACGACTCCATCGAAGCGATGGAAGACGACATAACGGAGACGCTCGCGGATGCAATCGACCGAATGGAGTCGTTCGATGCAGACCCCAATTCGATGTTCGAGTACGCATATGCGGACCAGACGACGGCGGTCCGCGAGCAACACGAGGAGTTCCAGCGGATGCGTGCGGAGTACGGCGACGAGTCGTTCCGCAGAGAGTAG
- a CDS encoding methionine adenosyltransferase, producing MNDRVSVTSVGGDPVARHPTEFVERKGIGHPDSLCDGVAEAVSRRLSRFYRDEFGHILHHNTDKVHLGAGQSQPAFGGGSVVEPIYVLVGGRATTTVGGESVPVDELATAAARDYLLQTVPELSPEHVVVETRIGQTSSDLGSLFERGDEPLANDTSLGVGYAPGTPTERFVRTLEPRLHSELTAVGKDVKLMAVRRGNRLSLTVAAAVIDSHVETLGEYRDVIDRIEALAEQHAADTIDLPVSVTVNNADNYKEESLYLTTTGLSAEAGDDGCVGRGNRANGLITPSRPMSLEATAGKNPVTHVGKLYNLLSLRIARRLGDELGATYSSVQLLSRIGDPVSEPQAVDVVTTVTDDDVVTKAVADEFERIDELRSDLLAGRVAVF from the coding sequence ATGAACGACCGAGTTTCGGTGACGTCAGTCGGTGGTGACCCCGTCGCTCGCCACCCCACCGAGTTCGTCGAGCGGAAAGGTATCGGCCATCCCGATTCGCTCTGCGATGGCGTCGCCGAGGCCGTCTCGCGCCGACTCTCTCGCTTCTACCGTGACGAATTCGGTCACATCCTCCACCACAACACAGACAAAGTCCACCTCGGAGCGGGACAGTCTCAGCCGGCGTTCGGTGGTGGGTCGGTCGTCGAACCGATATACGTCCTCGTCGGTGGTCGTGCGACCACGACAGTCGGTGGTGAGTCGGTCCCCGTCGACGAACTTGCGACCGCCGCTGCACGGGACTACCTCCTCCAGACGGTGCCGGAGCTTTCCCCCGAACACGTCGTCGTCGAGACGCGAATCGGGCAGACGTCGAGCGACTTAGGGTCTCTCTTCGAACGCGGTGACGAACCGTTGGCTAACGATACGAGTCTCGGTGTTGGCTACGCTCCGGGAACGCCGACCGAACGGTTCGTCCGAACACTCGAACCGCGACTCCACAGTGAACTCACAGCCGTCGGAAAGGACGTGAAACTGATGGCAGTTCGCCGTGGAAACCGTCTGTCTCTCACGGTTGCGGCGGCAGTCATCGACTCTCACGTCGAAACCCTGGGCGAGTACCGCGACGTCATCGACCGCATCGAAGCCCTTGCAGAACAGCACGCGGCCGACACCATCGACCTGCCTGTCTCGGTCACGGTGAACAACGCGGACAACTACAAGGAAGAATCACTCTATCTGACGACGACCGGGCTCTCTGCCGAAGCAGGCGACGATGGGTGTGTTGGCCGTGGAAATCGTGCGAACGGGTTGATTACACCGTCTCGACCGATGAGTTTGGAAGCCACGGCGGGGAAGAACCCAGTGACACACGTCGGGAAACTGTACAACCTCCTCTCGCTTCGAATCGCTCGGCGACTCGGCGACGAACTCGGTGCGACCTACAGCAGTGTGCAACTGCTCTCTCGAATCGGCGACCCAGTTTCGGAACCACAGGCTGTCGACGTCGTCACCACGGTCACCGACGACGACGTGGTAACGAAGGCGGTTGCCGACGAATTCGAGCGGATAGACGAACTACGGTCGGACCTCCTCGCCGGCCGTGTTGCAGTCTTTTGA
- a CDS encoding halocyanin domain-containing protein — MSSNRSEPVVDRRTFMRTTAATAVTLGAVGTLPTARAQTEIEFESWFEGVENYRGVVDMTGESTVTVAVGAEGNGGGFAFEPAAVRIDPGTTVVWEWTGDGGLHNVVAEDGAYESELLSVVGETFDHTFDGEGVSYYACTPHETIGMRAAIVVGNVLVGSSVSSFPEPDFGTWFDDVDNYAGTVDATGLTEVTISVGSAGNGGNFAFEPAAVRIDPGTTVIWEWTGQGGTHNVVATDGTFESELLTEQGESFALEFDGDGISQYVCEPHAGLGMKGAVVVGAGGQYETTLTPLGMAVVGGAALIFGIPFVYALYSHYKELGDQATIAAAKQAARTPENVVVDTETSP; from the coding sequence ATGAGTTCGAATCGCAGTGAGCCGGTGGTCGACCGGCGAACGTTCATGCGAACAACTGCCGCCACGGCCGTCACACTCGGGGCAGTTGGGACACTCCCCACCGCGCGTGCGCAAACAGAGATTGAATTCGAATCGTGGTTCGAAGGCGTAGAAAACTATCGTGGCGTCGTAGACATGACGGGCGAATCGACCGTGACTGTCGCTGTCGGCGCAGAGGGAAACGGCGGTGGGTTTGCGTTCGAGCCGGCCGCAGTCCGTATCGACCCAGGGACCACAGTCGTCTGGGAGTGGACGGGTGACGGTGGTCTGCACAACGTCGTCGCCGAGGATGGCGCCTACGAGAGCGAACTGCTCAGTGTGGTCGGCGAGACGTTCGACCACACCTTCGATGGAGAAGGTGTGAGCTACTATGCTTGTACACCACACGAGACCATCGGAATGCGTGCGGCAATCGTTGTGGGAAACGTCCTCGTTGGGAGTAGCGTCTCATCCTTCCCTGAACCGGACTTCGGAACGTGGTTCGACGACGTAGATAACTACGCAGGGACTGTCGATGCGACCGGACTCACAGAAGTCACAATCAGCGTCGGGTCGGCCGGCAACGGTGGTAACTTCGCCTTCGAACCGGCAGCAGTCCGAATCGACCCCGGAACGACAGTCATCTGGGAGTGGACGGGCCAAGGCGGTACACACAACGTCGTCGCAACAGACGGGACCTTCGAGAGCGAGCTTCTGACAGAGCAAGGAGAGTCCTTTGCGCTCGAATTTGACGGTGATGGTATCAGTCAGTACGTTTGTGAACCGCACGCCGGGTTAGGGATGAAAGGTGCAGTCGTGGTCGGTGCAGGGGGACAATATGAGACGACACTGACGCCACTCGGAATGGCCGTCGTCGGGGGTGCGGCCCTCATATTCGGGATTCCATTCGTCTACGCACTCTACAGTCACTACAAAGAACTCGGCGACCAAGCGACTATCGCGGCAGCAAAACAAGCAGCGAGAACCCCCGAGAACGTCGTGGTAGATACAGAAACGAGTCCGTGA
- a CDS encoding thiamine pyrophosphate-binding protein, giving the protein MTNESAPDTGDLRWHKALDPNELPEGRVTAVSFGGTTVCMTHYDGQYAAIDNACPHQGGPLGEGSIEKGLLRCPWHGWDFDPLTGQSPGDHDDCTLVYAVEERDDGIYVGLPPERVRERTVSDVMVETMTAWGVSQVWGIVGHSNLGLADAFREASERGDLSYYGVRHEGAAAFAASAYGKLTGEPAACFAIAGPGATNLLTGLWDANVDRAPVLALTGQVATQVLGTGNFQEVDLEAAYGDVALFEQTVLPNSDHAELMTRAAKTALLEGGVSHLVFPDEVQTIPADGAKAGSPEGRLTRRDIAPPSASIQEAVDLLADATRPLIIVGHGARFDMDRVVALAEHLDCPVVTTFKAKGQLSDTHPLAGGVLGRSGTPIASHFMNESDLLLVFGASFSNHTGISEYKRIVHVDHDPMVLGKHHSVDVPVWGDVGVTVDILRDRLNELDLHAESQRAEVAERWDIWRAEKATRRDQPPERGVNYATVFDAMSRLLPENAIVPVDVGNNTYAFGRYFECTDHTVLMSGYLGSIGFAFPAALGAWAATREPDSPFAGRPVVSVSSDGGFGQYMGELTTAVKYDMNLTHVLLTDDELGKISKEQRDGGWPVWQTDLVNPDFAAYAENCGARGFRVESPAALEPALEDALSFDGPALVEVLTDANPV; this is encoded by the coding sequence ATGACGAACGAGTCAGCACCGGACACCGGCGACCTTCGCTGGCACAAGGCCCTCGACCCCAACGAACTCCCAGAGGGGCGCGTGACGGCCGTCTCCTTCGGCGGTACGACTGTCTGTATGACCCACTACGACGGGCAGTACGCAGCTATCGACAACGCCTGTCCCCACCAAGGTGGGCCACTGGGTGAAGGCTCGATAGAGAAGGGGTTGCTCCGGTGTCCGTGGCATGGGTGGGACTTCGACCCACTCACCGGACAGTCCCCGGGTGACCACGACGACTGCACGCTCGTGTACGCAGTCGAAGAACGAGACGATGGAATCTACGTCGGCCTCCCACCAGAACGAGTACGAGAACGGACCGTCTCCGACGTGATGGTGGAGACGATGACGGCGTGGGGCGTCTCACAGGTGTGGGGTATCGTCGGCCACTCCAATCTGGGACTCGCCGACGCCTTCCGCGAGGCGTCCGAGCGAGGCGACCTTTCCTACTACGGTGTCAGACACGAAGGGGCGGCAGCGTTCGCAGCCTCAGCGTACGGAAAACTCACGGGCGAGCCCGCGGCGTGCTTCGCCATCGCCGGCCCGGGAGCGACCAACCTCCTCACCGGCCTCTGGGACGCCAACGTTGACCGCGCACCAGTTCTCGCACTCACCGGGCAAGTCGCGACGCAAGTTCTGGGGACTGGAAACTTCCAAGAGGTCGACCTCGAAGCGGCATACGGCGACGTTGCGCTCTTCGAACAGACGGTGCTGCCGAACAGTGACCACGCCGAACTGATGACACGGGCAGCGAAGACGGCGCTCCTCGAAGGGGGCGTGTCGCATCTCGTCTTCCCAGACGAGGTACAGACGATTCCTGCGGATGGTGCGAAAGCCGGTAGCCCCGAGGGGCGACTCACGCGGCGAGATATCGCCCCACCTTCGGCATCGATTCAGGAGGCAGTGGACTTGCTCGCAGACGCGACTCGACCGCTCATCATCGTCGGCCACGGCGCTCGATTCGATATGGACCGTGTCGTCGCCCTCGCCGAACACCTCGACTGCCCGGTGGTGACGACGTTCAAAGCGAAGGGGCAACTCTCAGACACCCATCCACTCGCAGGCGGCGTCCTCGGGCGGAGTGGAACACCTATCGCGAGCCACTTCATGAACGAGTCAGACCTTCTCCTCGTCTTCGGGGCGAGTTTCTCGAACCACACGGGAATCTCCGAGTACAAGCGAATCGTCCACGTCGACCACGACCCGATGGTCCTGGGCAAGCACCACAGTGTCGACGTTCCCGTGTGGGGTGATGTGGGTGTCACCGTCGACATCCTCAGAGACCGACTGAACGAGCTAGACCTGCACGCCGAGAGTCAACGCGCCGAAGTCGCAGAGCGGTGGGATATCTGGCGAGCAGAGAAGGCGACGAGACGCGACCAACCACCGGAACGTGGCGTCAACTACGCGACTGTATTCGACGCGATGAGCCGACTCCTCCCCGAGAACGCAATCGTGCCGGTCGACGTCGGCAACAACACCTACGCCTTCGGTCGCTACTTCGAATGCACCGACCACACGGTCTTGATGTCCGGCTATCTCGGGTCCATCGGGTTTGCATTCCCCGCCGCCCTCGGGGCGTGGGCGGCGACCCGCGAACCCGACTCACCGTTCGCGGGGCGACCAGTCGTCTCGGTTTCGAGCGACGGTGGATTCGGTCAGTACATGGGCGAACTGACGACGGCAGTCAAGTACGACATGAACCTCACGCACGTCCTCTTGACCGATGACGAACTGGGGAAAATTAGCAAAGAACAACGCGACGGTGGGTGGCCAGTCTGGCAGACAGACCTCGTGAACCCGGACTTCGCTGCGTACGCCGAGAACTGCGGCGCACGCGGATTCCGAGTCGAATCACCAGCAGCGCTCGAACCCGCACTCGAAGATGCACTCTCCTTCGATGGGCCGGCGCTCGTCGAGGTGCTGACCGATGCGAATCCAGTCTGA
- a CDS encoding CBS domain-containing protein encodes MTSGVCTVATDATVEDAVSTLLAEGISSLVVVDETATPVGMFTNSDLATFVSEGGSPADVTVSAWMTDHVVTIDARNSIRDAAAKMIRHGIHHLPVTDDEGHVVGMLSTMDLTAHFSYTGGSDVV; translated from the coding sequence ATGACGTCTGGCGTTTGCACCGTCGCGACTGACGCGACTGTCGAAGACGCTGTTTCGACGCTCCTCGCGGAAGGAATCAGTTCCCTCGTCGTCGTCGACGAGACGGCCACCCCAGTTGGGATGTTCACGAACAGTGACCTCGCCACGTTCGTCTCCGAGGGTGGGTCGCCGGCCGACGTGACGGTTTCAGCGTGGATGACAGACCACGTCGTCACCATCGACGCACGGAACTCTATCCGTGACGCTGCCGCGAAGATGATTCGACACGGCATTCACCATCTGCCTGTCACCGACGATGAAGGGCACGTCGTCGGAATGCTCTCGACGATGGACCTCACGGCGCACTTCTCGTATACGGGCGGAAGCGACGTCGTGTGA
- the nirK gene encoding copper-containing nitrite reductase → MLQTVGVGGTLAVAGCLTTERIGNVTVKSVAAPASLNPAMAVDIDRIAADPTDIPGPITRTTPDTVVVELETRELVAEIEPGVTFTYMTFNSQIPGPLIRTRVGDTVDLTISNHPENTMPHNIDLHAVRGPGGGAEDTLVMPGETKRITFKVTYPGLFVYHCAVPNLDYHISAGMFGAILVEPEEGLPAVDHEFYLGQHELYTNGQTGEGGHHEFDFEAMAREDPTYVLINGEKYAIGPQGYNDMQMNTGETARVYFAVGGPNLFSSFHPIGSVWDEVYPQGAILSDPHRYVQTTPVLPGSAVIATLSSPVPLPIKLVDHALSRVARKGCLAVIDVQGEPDPEVYNPTP, encoded by the coding sequence ATGTTACAGACGGTTGGCGTTGGTGGGACGCTCGCTGTTGCTGGCTGTCTCACAACCGAGCGCATTGGAAACGTGACGGTGAAATCCGTCGCCGCCCCAGCCTCGCTCAATCCTGCGATGGCTGTCGATATCGACCGAATTGCGGCAGACCCCACGGACATCCCCGGTCCGATTACACGGACGACTCCCGACACAGTCGTCGTCGAACTTGAGACCCGAGAGTTGGTTGCAGAGATAGAACCCGGCGTGACGTTCACGTACATGACGTTCAACAGCCAAATCCCCGGACCACTCATCCGTACTCGGGTTGGTGACACCGTCGACCTCACCATCTCGAACCACCCAGAGAATACGATGCCGCACAACATCGACCTCCACGCCGTCCGTGGACCGGGTGGTGGTGCCGAAGACACGTTAGTGATGCCAGGGGAGACCAAACGAATCACGTTCAAAGTTACGTACCCCGGTTTGTTCGTCTACCACTGTGCGGTTCCAAACCTAGATTACCACATCTCGGCAGGGATGTTTGGTGCAATCCTCGTCGAACCAGAAGAAGGCCTTCCGGCAGTAGACCACGAGTTCTACCTCGGTCAGCACGAACTGTACACGAACGGACAGACAGGCGAAGGGGGTCACCACGAATTCGACTTCGAAGCAATGGCACGCGAAGACCCCACGTACGTCCTCATCAACGGCGAAAAGTACGCCATCGGACCACAGGGCTACAACGACATGCAGATGAATACGGGTGAGACTGCGCGCGTGTATTTCGCCGTGGGCGGACCGAACCTGTTCAGTAGCTTCCACCCAATCGGGTCGGTTTGGGACGAAGTCTATCCACAGGGTGCCATCCTCTCCGACCCACATCGGTACGTCCAAACGACACCCGTCCTCCCCGGGAGCGCGGTTATCGCAACGCTTTCGTCACCGGTTCCGCTCCCAATCAAACTCGTTGACCACGCCCTCAGTCGCGTCGCTCGAAAAGGGTGTCTCGCCGTCATCGACGTTCAAGGCGAACCAGACCCAGAGGTGTACAACCCAACTCCGTGA
- a CDS encoding class I SAM-dependent methyltransferase, translating into MSRSTPPPERPLARVYDAAYTGVPNWDIGRPQRAFVHLLEADLVRSPVLDVGCGTGELALFFARHGYDVLGIDISPLAVQQAKAKARGRRIPAHFLVWDALDVSRLATANLSFRTVVDSAMFHLLGDTERDRFIAELGGIVPRGGLYCVLGDARYDERWIYGISPGELRRRFEATGGWEVVFAYRTAFERRWSRNPAYFVGVQRI; encoded by the coding sequence ATGAGTCGTTCGACACCGCCTCCAGAACGACCACTCGCACGTGTGTACGATGCGGCGTACACCGGCGTCCCAAACTGGGATATCGGCCGTCCGCAGCGCGCGTTCGTCCACCTTCTCGAAGCCGACCTCGTCAGGAGTCCAGTACTCGACGTTGGCTGTGGCACGGGTGAACTCGCCCTGTTCTTCGCTCGTCATGGCTACGACGTTCTCGGCATCGACATCTCTCCGCTCGCTGTCCAACAGGCCAAAGCGAAGGCTCGTGGGCGGCGGATTCCTGCACACTTTCTCGTCTGGGACGCACTCGACGTGTCACGACTCGCGACAGCGAATCTCTCCTTCCGAACGGTCGTCGATTCGGCGATGTTCCACCTCCTCGGTGACACAGAGCGTGACCGCTTTATCGCGGAACTCGGGGGAATCGTTCCACGGGGTGGACTCTACTGCGTGCTCGGTGACGCTCGATACGACGAGCGCTGGATATACGGCATCTCCCCCGGCGAGTTGCGCCGACGGTTCGAAGCGACGGGTGGGTGGGAAGTCGTCTTCGCGTACCGAACCGCCTTCGAGCGGCGGTGGAGCAGGAATCCGGCGTACTTCGTCGGCGTCCAGCGAATCTAA
- a CDS encoding VOC family protein: MATPTPTPGIHHVTCMAGDPQQNLDFWVETLGLRLAKRSINQDDPSTYHFFFTDAEGTPGTSMTFFPWEHLSRGKVGTGQVSRTAFRVPDGSLDYWEDRFDDYGVDYDDRIERFGETVLPFRDPDGLPVELVEVDIPDDDPTVPWTEFVPESAAIRGFHSVTLWLADPEPTKGLLETMGLEEVGTEAAQGDTPGDERTRFAASGPVGKYVDVLPTIEGSRQGHGTVHHVAFQTPTDEDQESMRAAVQSAGLRPTQQINRHWFRSVYFREFGGVLFELATNGPGYASDEPLDDLGGRLVLPGKFESQREQIEGGLADVTIPRAESVEADD, from the coding sequence ATGGCAACACCCACTCCGACACCGGGAATTCACCACGTAACGTGTATGGCAGGCGACCCCCAGCAGAATCTGGACTTCTGGGTCGAAACGCTCGGCCTGAGACTCGCCAAGCGCTCTATCAACCAAGACGACCCCAGCACGTACCATTTCTTCTTCACGGACGCTGAGGGCACGCCCGGAACGAGCATGACGTTCTTCCCGTGGGAACACCTCTCGCGTGGGAAAGTCGGGACGGGACAGGTCTCCCGAACTGCGTTCCGCGTCCCAGACGGGAGCCTCGACTACTGGGAAGACCGATTCGACGACTACGGCGTCGATTACGACGACCGAATAGAACGCTTCGGAGAGACGGTCCTCCCGTTCCGTGACCCCGACGGCCTCCCGGTCGAACTCGTGGAAGTCGACATCCCGGACGACGACCCCACGGTCCCGTGGACTGAGTTCGTCCCCGAGTCGGCCGCAATCCGCGGATTCCACTCGGTCACGCTCTGGCTTGCTGACCCAGAACCGACGAAGGGCCTGCTCGAAACGATGGGGCTGGAAGAAGTCGGAACTGAAGCGGCACAGGGCGACACGCCGGGTGACGAGCGAACTCGATTCGCCGCATCCGGTCCGGTCGGCAAGTACGTCGACGTGCTCCCGACAATCGAGGGCAGTCGGCAAGGACACGGGACGGTCCACCACGTCGCCTTCCAGACGCCGACCGACGAAGACCAGGAATCGATGCGCGCGGCCGTCCAGTCGGCGGGACTGCGCCCGACACAGCAGATCAACCGCCACTGGTTCCGTTCGGTCTACTTCCGAGAGTTCGGCGGTGTGCTGTTCGAACTCGCCACGAACGGCCCGGGCTACGCGAGCGACGAACCGCTCGACGACCTCGGTGGACGACTCGTCCTCCCCGGGAAGTTCGAAAGCCAGCGCGAGCAAATCGAGGGTGGATTGGCGGACGTAACGATACCGCGGGCAGAATCCGTCGAAGCCGACGACTGA
- a CDS encoding cyclase, with product MVTILVKHAVEDYDKWKPYFDDHDSTRNEYGSQGYRLLSLAEDSNDLVMMFDWDTMENAQKFLESSDLRSVMEEAGVVGEPEIYFLEEVESKRPEEPLA from the coding sequence GTGGTAACAATACTAGTCAAACACGCTGTAGAGGACTACGACAAGTGGAAACCGTACTTCGACGACCACGACAGCACCCGAAACGAGTACGGGTCACAGGGCTATCGTCTGCTCAGTCTCGCTGAGGATTCGAACGACCTCGTTATGATGTTCGACTGGGACACGATGGAGAACGCACAGAAATTCCTCGAATCGTCTGACCTCCGTTCCGTGATGGAAGAAGCGGGTGTCGTCGGTGAACCCGAGATATACTTCCTCGAAGAGGTCGAGTCGAAGCGACCCGAAGAGCCGTTAGCGTAG
- a CDS encoding pyridoxal-phosphate-dependent aminotransferase family protein, giving the protein MTKKREYKDDYPEKKLYIPGPTEVREDVIQEMCQPMFGHRMDRMTDLYTTIVEDTKEFLGTDNNLMILTASGTEFWEASTLNLVDENILCTTCGSFSERHANVAERLGKNVDRLEYEWGQAVKPEDVREYLEQSDTQYDVVSCVMNESSTGVRNPIEEIGDVVAEYPDTYFVVDAVSALGGDYVDIDEHNIDVIFASTQKAFAMPPGLAVCAVSDEAREREVEKDSASWYGGFQRAFDYYDRKGQTHSTPAIPVMLAYRKQMKYMLEEGHKQRSRRHEEMAEYTRDWAYEHFDMFPEEGYESQTVACIENTQGIDVPATIKEVSEKYDMAFSNGYGSALGEKTFRIGHMGEHDVESIKELTDAIEDVAGL; this is encoded by the coding sequence GTGACCAAGAAACGCGAATACAAAGACGACTATCCGGAGAAAAAACTGTACATCCCGGGGCCGACCGAGGTGCGTGAGGACGTCATCCAGGAGATGTGCCAGCCGATGTTCGGCCATCGGATGGACCGAATGACCGACCTCTACACGACCATCGTCGAGGATACGAAGGAGTTCCTCGGCACCGACAACAACCTGATGATTCTCACGGCGTCGGGGACGGAGTTCTGGGAAGCTTCGACGCTCAACCTCGTCGACGAGAACATCCTCTGTACGACCTGTGGGAGCTTCAGCGAACGCCACGCCAACGTCGCCGAGCGATTGGGGAAGAACGTCGACAGACTCGAATACGAGTGGGGACAGGCGGTCAAGCCCGAAGACGTCCGCGAGTATCTCGAACAGAGTGACACACAGTACGACGTCGTCTCGTGTGTGATGAACGAGAGTTCGACCGGTGTTCGGAACCCCATCGAGGAGATTGGCGACGTCGTCGCCGAGTACCCGGACACCTACTTCGTCGTCGACGCGGTGTCCGCACTTGGTGGTGACTACGTCGATATCGACGAACACAACATCGACGTCATCTTCGCGTCGACGCAGAAGGCATTCGCGATGCCGCCGGGACTGGCAGTCTGTGCGGTCAGCGACGAGGCCCGAGAGCGTGAAGTCGAGAAAGACTCTGCCTCGTGGTACGGCGGGTTCCAGCGGGCGTTCGACTACTACGACCGGAAGGGCCAGACGCACTCCACGCCAGCGATTCCAGTCATGCTGGCCTACCGCAAGCAGATGAAGTACATGCTCGAAGAAGGACACAAACAGCGCAGTCGTCGCCACGAAGAGATGGCCGAGTACACGCGCGACTGGGCGTACGAACACTTCGACATGTTCCCCGAGGAAGGATACGAGTCCCAGACGGTGGCCTGCATCGAGAACACGCAGGGTATCGACGTCCCCGCGACCATCAAAGAGGTCTCCGAGAAGTACGACATGGCCTTCTCGAACGGATACGGCTCGGCACTCGGCGAGAAGACGTTCCGTATCGGCCACATGGGCGAACACGATGTCGAGTCCATCAAGGAACTCACCGACGCCATCGAAGACGTCGCTGGGTTGTAA
- a CDS encoding YybH family protein, translating to MAIKQADEGVRAVSDRFYNALTQMANGDATPMMELWPHRDDVTTMHPIGGREVGWDEVRGPWQAVADMAEGGEVKPTDQHFRVFGDVAIELVTEDVSMSLGGESVEGMYRATNIYHRENGEWHIVHHHTDIDMEFIDILQRLGDDE from the coding sequence ATGGCAATCAAGCAAGCAGACGAGGGCGTCCGGGCAGTTTCTGACAGATTCTACAACGCACTGACGCAGATGGCAAACGGAGACGCGACCCCGATGATGGAACTCTGGCCACACCGGGACGACGTAACGACGATGCACCCAATCGGAGGGCGCGAAGTGGGATGGGACGAAGTTCGAGGCCCGTGGCAGGCGGTGGCCGACATGGCAGAGGGAGGCGAAGTAAAGCCGACCGACCAGCACTTCCGAGTCTTCGGGGACGTCGCAATCGAACTCGTCACCGAGGACGTCTCGATGTCACTCGGCGGAGAGTCGGTCGAAGGGATGTACCGAGCGACGAACATCTACCACCGCGAAAACGGCGAGTGGCACATCGTCCACCACCACACCGACATCGACATGGAGTTCATCGACATCCTCCAGCGGCTTGGCGACGACGAGTAA